GAACCGGTTGCCATTACTGGCAAGGTTCGGTACGATTCGGATGATCCGGCCATCTGGGTCAACCGGGCCGACCCCTCGAAAAGCCTCGTTCTCGGCACTGACAAACATGAGGATGGTGCTCTGTACGTGTTCGATCTTGCGGGCAGGGTCATCGAAGAGAAGTGCGTTCGCGGGCTGGTTCGTCCGAACAATGTCGATGTTGAGTATGGCCTCATGTTGCAGGGCAAGCCGGTCGATATTGCCGCCGTTACCGAGCGGGGGCGGCGTATGGTTCGCCTCTACCGTTTGCCCGACATGACGCCGCTCGATAACGGCGGCATCCGGGTTTTCGACGGCGAGGCGCTCGATGAGCCGATGGGCATCGCCCTCTACAAGCGCAGCCGCGACGGGAATATCTACCTGATCGTCAGCAGGAAAGAGGGGCCGAAAAAAGGGGTACCTTTGGGAATACCTGCTGCGCGATGACGGCGCGGGCAGGGTGATGGCGACAAAGGTTCGCGCTTTCGGCGCATGGAGGGGCGTGAAAGAGATCGAGGCGGTCGCAGTCGATGACGGTAACGCTACGGTCTATTACTCCGATGAACGGTTCGGCATCAGGAAATACTCTGCCGATCCCGCCGCCGTCGATGCAGGCAAGGAGCTTGCTGTGTTCGGGCAGTCGGGATTCGCCGCCGACCGTGAAGGCATTGCCGTGACCCGGAATGCCGAAGGCGGCACGCTGGTGCTGGTTTCCGACCAGAGCGGCGGTGCGCTCAGAATCTACAGCTCGACGAAAGTGGACGAAAATCGCTATCGTTTCATCACCTCGGTGCCATATCGTGCAACGGAAACCGACGGCCTCGACCTCTCGACGGAAATCCGGACGCCGGAGTTTCCCGAAGGAGTGCTCGTCGCCATGTCGGACGACCGCACCTTCCAGTTTTACTCGCTCGGCGAAGTGCTGAAGCGGCTCGGGGAAAGAGTTGACGGGGAGTGATGCCCGGCAGCCGGGAGTTTTTGCAGGGGTGGATGGATCGCTTTGCCAGGTGGGTGAGGCTGAACGCCAATCCGCGCAACGCCTGAACGTCACGGCTTTTTCTCCGCCAGCAAATCGTTCAGGTTGTTTCTGATTGTTATTGTCGTTGGATGCTTTGGGCCGAGAGACTTTTCCAGAATCGCGAGAGCGCGTCGGAAGAGCGGTTCAGCGTCGTCATACTTGCCCTGTGCGTAGAGCAGATTCGCCAGATTGTTCAGGCGCGTGGCAACGTTGGGATGATTGGGGCCGAGGGTTTTTTCGCCGATAGCGAGAGCGCGTCGGTAAAGCGGTTCAGCGTCGGCGTAGTTGCCCTGAGCTTTGAGTAAAAGCGCCAGATTGTTTAGCCATGTGGCAACGTCGGGATGATTGGGGCCGAGCGTCTTTTCGCCGATATCGATGGCGCGTCGGTAGAGCGGTTCGGCGTCGCGGTAGTTGCCCTGAGCATAGAGTAACAACGCCAGATTGTTCCGGCTGGCAGCAACATCGGGATGATTGGGGCCAAGAGTCTTTTCACCGATAGTGAGAGCGCGTCGGAAGAGCGGTTCGGCTTCGTCGTATCGGCCCATTTTCCAGAGTATCGTTGCATGGGCATCGAGATAGAACGGGTTCTCATCTTCGATGGCGGCGGCTTTTTTGTAGTAGCGTTCGGCTTCGGGGTAGTTGATTTGGAGTTCGTAGGTCTGGCCTTGCAGATAATGCACCTTTGCAAGGTCTTGCTGCAAATCGTTGTGCTTGTCACGGAACTCGGCCAGCAGGCGATTGACCTCGTCGTAATTGAAGTTGTCTCTGGCGGCTTCGATTTTTGGAATCAGCGCTTTCAGTTCAGCGCCGACGGAGCCTTGCTGAAACAGTTTTTGCGCGTCGGCATCCGCCTGCACAACCTTGTCGAGGAAGTTTGAGAGGTCTTCCCAGAATTTCGCCCGGCTGTAAGCATCGAGCTGCTCGACATCCTTGCCACCATGCGCGGCGCGAACCAGTTTCCTGAACGCGGGATTCTCTTTGGTCGCCTCCCAGTCATGTTGCAGGATGATCGATCTGTACTCGGTCAGTTGCGTGGGATTCAGGCCTTGATAAAGATTGCCCCCAGAGACGATAATTCCGGTGTTGTGGTCAGGGTTGATGGTAATGCCTTGCTGTTTCTTCTTATCGCCCAGCCAGCCGAACATGCCGGTTACGATTGCGCCGATGATCGTCAAAACGCCACCGATAATCGCTACTGTGACCTCTGTTGTCATCGTTACGCGGGATGGGGGTGAAACTGCGAAATTGTATGCCGCAAGATAATGCGGAAATACTGCGCGGACAACAGGTTGGGGGAGATTGCGGAGGTTTGTAGGCGCGGCTCTTGTGGCTACCCTATCTTTGCGTTTTTGGCTGGGTGGGGGGCAAAAAGAAGAGATCAGCCACATCGGGCTGATCCTGCTGATCTTGCTGGGGAGATTCTGCTGGGCCTGGTTGCAAGTGCTCTCTCGATTTCCTACGGCACGATATACAGATGATCGTAGTGAATGACCGGCTTGTGGCCTTTCTGACCTGCCGTCGCGCGGGCTTTTTCGGCGGTGCAGGAGGCCATGCCGTAGCCAATGACGGTGCCGTCTTCCGAGCAGATGCGGATGACGTCGCCGCGCTTGAACGAGCCTTCGACGCCGGTGATGCCGACGGGCAAGAGGCTCGTGGCTCGCTCGTCGGAGGTGAGGGCGTCCTTTGCGCCCTGGTTGATGATGACGGCGCCTTTTTCGAGTCCTTCGCTGAGCGCGATCCAGCGCTTTCGGCTCTGCTTCGGCTTCTGGGCGATAAACTTCGTGCCGGTTCTGCCGCCGTGCGCGATGGTCTGCAAAATGCCGGGGGTGGTGCCGTTGGCGATGTGCACGGTAATGCCGAGGCGAGAGAGTTTGTGCGCGATGGTGCACTTGGTGAGCATTCCGCCGCGTCCGAACTCCGATTTGCCGGGGCGGATGTACTGGCTGAAGTTCTTCGAGCCGGGGTCGATCTCCTCGATCACCGGGTTGCCCTCAGTCAGCGTGTCGAACAGGCCATCGACGTTCGAGAGAATGATGTGCGCGTCAACCTGCAACATCGAGGCGATGAGGCCGGAGAGCTCGTCGTTGTCGGTGAACATCAGCTCCGTCACCGCCACGGCGTCGTTCTCGTTGACGATGGGCACGATCTTCTGCGCGAGCAGCGCCTCGAAACAGGTGCGCATGTTGAGGTAGTGCTGCCGGTCGCGGAAGTCTCCTTTGGTGACGAGTAGCTGCGCGCCGGTCATGCCATGCTTTTCGAAGCGGTCGTTGTAGGCGTTGATGAGCCGGATCTGCCCGGTGGCGGCGAGCACTTGGCGTGTCTCGACCGGCGTCAGGTTGCCGGTGAGCGACACGATGCCGCGCCCTGCACCGACCGCGCCGGAAGTGACGAGAATGACTTCGACGCCGCCCTGCATGAGCGAGGCGATCTGCGCGGTCAGGCTGTCGAGAATCGCCGGATCGAGCTTGCCGTCGCGGCCCGTGATGACGTTGGTGCCGACCTTGACGACGATGCGCCGGTAAACCGGATGTTGTTGACTCATGCCTGTTCGCCTTACTTCATGTGTTCCTGACTGAAATGCAACCCTGCAATGCCCGCGATGATCAGGATCAGGGAGATCACCTTGAGCGCGTTTATCCCTTCGCCGAACCAGAGCACGCCGATTGCCGTGATGAGCGCCGTGCCGAGCGCCGACCAGATGGCGTAGGACATGCCGACCGGCAGCGTCCTGAGCGCCAGCGTGAGGAAGGTAAGACTCAGACCGTAAAAAACGAAAATCAAAACCGATGGCAGCGGTTTCGAAAAGCCCGCCGAGAGCTTCATGCTGGTGGTGCCGGAGACTTCGGTGACGATGGCGAGGATCAGGTAGAGCCAGGGCATGGATTCGGGGATTTCAGGCTTTCTCTTGACGCTTGTTTTTGACCCGCTGGGCACAGGCCTCCCTGTCGAGGCATTCGCCGAAGAGCTGCATGCTGAAACTGCCGAGCGAGTAGCCGTTTTCGGCGCAGAGCGTTTCCATCATGCCAGGCAGCTCGCTGCTCGTGGCTTCCGAAACCTGGCCGCATTTCAGGCAGATGATGTGCAGGTGGTTGGCCACGCCCCACGACTTTTCGTAGTGGGTGTGCTTGTGGCCGAGGTCGATCTTGGTGACAAGGTTGTACCTGAAGAGCAGGTCGAGGGTATGGTACACGGTGGCGCGTGAAATGGCGACCCCCTTTTCACGCAGCCGCACGAACAGCTCGTCGGCGTCGAGATGGGTGTTGGAACGGTAAATTTCCCTGAGCACGCTCAGGCGCTCCTGGGTGCAGCGGAGCCGCTCCTCTTTCATGAATGTTTTGAAGAGGCTTTCGACCTTTGCCGTTGTATCGCCGCTTTTTTTGCTCACCGTATTTCTGTCGCTCTTGCGATTGGCTGTTGTTTGCGTTCCTTTGCTGCAATGTACCGTTTTTTCCCTGAAATCCCTGTCGATGCTGACCGGACGAGGTTCAGTCAATCCGTACAAAAAAGGGTTGAAAATCGTACATTGGACTTTTTTAAAGCCTGCCGACGGGGCAACTATCAGGAGTTCCAAAGGGTTTCTTGAATGTGGACTGCTTTTGTCCGCATCCGTTTCGGCAGGGCTGGCGCTTCAGGCCGTCAGCGCAATTCAGGAGACAGAAGTTCAATGATATTACCGATCAATACGTATAGCGATCCGGTGCTCGCTTTGAAGGCCAAGCCTTTGAAAGGAGTCGATCCGGCAATCGAGGAGCTGATCGCCGAGATGTTCGACACCATGTACAAAGCACCGGGCATTGGCCTTGCCGCGCCGCAGGTGGGCCATTCGTTGCGCCTGGTCGTGGTGGATATTTCCACGATCAGGGAGTATGCCGATTTCAAGCCGATGGTGGTGATCAATCCGCGCCTCGTTGCCGTTCGTGGCCGCAACTCGATGGAAGAGGGGTGCCTCAGCGTGCCCGGCGTCGCCGGTGACGTCGTTCGTCCCGCAGCCATCACGCTGCGTTACCGTGACGAAAAGTTCGAGGAGCATACCGAAGATTTCAGCGGCATGATGGCCCGCGTGCTTCAGCACGAGATCGACCATCTCGACGGCACGCTTTTCGTTGACCGCATGGATAAGCGTGATCGCCGCAAAATCCAGAAGGAGCTTGACGCCATTGCCGAAGGACGGGTGAAGGCCGACTATCCTCTGGCCCGTGACGCCAGCCGCGTCGAAGCGGAGGCCTGACCGGTGGGGTTGAGAGTTGTCTTCATGGGCACGCCCGATTTCGCCGTTCCGTCGCTCCGTCGAATCGCCGCCATGACGCCGCGCTTCGAAACGGTGCTGGTCGTCACCGGCTGCGACAAGCCGCGCCGCAGCAAGAGCTCGCCGCCCGAGCCGACGCCGGTCAAACAGGTGGCGCTCGAACTCGGCCTGCCCGTTCTGGAGGCCGACGATGTCCGCAGCCACGACTTTGCCGCGAAGATCGCCGACGCCCTGCCTGACATCATCGTTGTTGCCGCGTTCCGCATCCTGCCGCCCGAGGTGTTCGAGCTGCCGCCGCTTGGCGCGTTCAACCTGCACGGCTCGTTGCTTCCGGCCTATCGCGGCGCGGCGCCGGTCAACTGGTCGATCATCGAGGGCGACGCCGAGACCGGCGTGACCACCTTTTTCCTTCAGCGCTCGGTCGATACCGGCAACATCATCACGATGGATCGCACGCCGATCGGGCCGGACGAGAACGCCTCGGAGCTGCTCGTCCGCCTCTCGGTGATCGGTGCGGGCACCGTGGAGCGCACGCTCGCGATGATCGCAGACGGCGCGGTGAGGCCTGAAAAACAGGATGAATCACTCGCCAGCAGAGCGCCGAAGCTGACCCGCGAGAACACCCGCATCGACTGGCGCCAGCCCGTCCAGCGCCTGCACGACTTCATCCGCGGCCTCGCCCTGAAGCCGACCGCCTGGACGACCTTCGGCGGCAAGAGCCTGAAAATCTACAAGGCCAGGCCCTTCGTCAGCGAGATGTCGCCCGACGAGCCGGGCACGCTCCGCATCGCGGAGGGGCGGTTGCTTGCTGCCGGTTCAGACGGCTGGCTCGAACTGCTCAGCGTGCAGGCCGAGGGCAAAAAAGCGATGGATGGCGAATCGTTCGCTCGCGGACTCCGCGCCGGTGATGAGACGCTTCGCTTTTTATGAACGCTGCCGGGCGGTACGTCACAATTTTCTTCTTATATTCAATGTTTTTATTATTCTACGCCCGCCGCCATTGCTGCGGAGCGGTTGTGTAACCATTATTATTCGTTAGAACAGATACTTATGCCTCCGACAGGAACAGAAGTCGGCATGATCAGAAATTTCTGCATTATCGCCCATATCGACCACGGCAAATCGACTCTTGCCGACCGGCTTCTCGAAGTTACCCATACCCTCGAACGTAACCAGATGTCCACCGCGCAGGTGCTCGACGACATGGATCTCGAACGCGAGCGCGGCATCACCATCAAGAGCCACGCGGTGCAGATGCGCTACCAGGCGAAGGATGGACAGGACTTTATCCTCAATCTCATCGACACGCCCGGCCACGTTGACTTCAGCTACGAGGTCTCGCGGTCGCTGGCCGCGTGCGAAGGCGCGCTGCTCGTTGTCGATGCCACCCAGGGCGTCGAGGCGCAGACCATCGCCAACCTCTACCTCGCCATCGAGGCCGGTCTCGAAATCATTCCGGTCATCAACAAGATCGACCTGCCATCATCGAATGTCGAGGGTGTGGCACAGCAGATCATCGACCTCATCGGTGTCAAGCGCGAGGAGATTCTCCAGGTGTCGGCCAAGGCTGGCATCGGCGTGGATGACCTCATGGAGGCGATCGTGGCTCGCGTGCCCGCTCCGGCGGACAATCGCCAGCTGCCGCTCCGCGCGCTCATCTTCGACTCGGTCTTCGACGCCTATCGCGGCGCTATCGCCTACGTCAGGATCGTCGATGGCGTGCTCAAAAAAGGCGACCGGGTGCGCTTTTTCGCCAACGACAAGATTTTCATCGCCGACGAAATTGGCACCATGAGCCTGAAGCGCAATCCCGCGGACACGCTCGAAGCGGGCAACGTGGGTTACCTGATCTGCTCGATCAAGGATGTGAAGGACGCCAAGGTGGGCGACACGGTCACGCTGCTCGACAATCCCGCCTCGGAGCGCCTTGCCGGCTACAAGGATGTGAAGCCGATGGTCTTCAGCGGCCTCTACCCGGTCGAGTCGAACGAGTTCGAGAACCTGCGCGAATCGCTCGAAAAGCTCTCGCTCAACGACGCCTCGCTGGTCTACACGCCGGAAACCTCTGCGGCGCTTGGCTTTGGCTTCCGTTGCGGCTTCCTCGGCCTGCTCCACATGGAGATCATCCAGGAGCGGCTGGAGCGCGAGTACAACGTCAACATCATCACCACGGTGCCGAACGTCGAGTACCGCGTGATCATGACCAGCGGCGAGACGGTCGAGGTGGACAACCCCTCGAAGATGCCCGACACGACCAAAATCAACTGGGTCGAGGAGCCATACGTTTCGATGCAGATCATCACCATGTCGGACTACATCGGCAACATCATGAAGCTTGGCATGGAGCGGCGCGGCGAGTACAAGAACACCGACTACCTCGACACGTCGAGGGTGAACATCCATTTCGAGTTCCCGCTCGGCGAGGTGGTGTTCGACTTCCACGACAAGCTCAAGTCGATCTCCAAGGGGTACGCCTCGATGGACTACGAGTATATCGGCTACCGCCGTTCCGATCTTGTGAAGCTCGACGTGCTGCTCAACGGCGAGACGGTCGATGCGCTTTCGTCCATCGTGCACCGTTCGAAAGCGTACGACTGGGGCCGCAAGCTCTGCCAGAAGCTCAAGGGTATCATTCCTCGCCAGATGTACGAAGTGGCGATCCAGGCGGCCATCGGCAGCCGGGTGATCGCTCGCGAGTCCATATCAGCCATGCGCAAGAACGTGCTCGCCAAGTGCTACGGCGGCGACATCAGCCGCAAGCGCAAGCTGCTCGAAAAGCAGAAAGAGGGCAAGAAGCGCATGAAGCAGGTTGGCCGCGTCGAGGTGCCGCAGGAGGCGTTCCTCGCCGTTCTGAACATCGACGAATAACGAGTTACAGGCCACAAAATCAGTTGGGTTGCGCTGGAAACCGTGCCGCATGACGTCTCAGAAATCGTGTGGTCTGGCAATTCCGGCAATGCCTGCAAAAAAAGTGAAGCGTGAAAAAACAGAACACGGCCCACAAAGGAAAAAACGACAAGACGCAGTCGCGTGAATGGTTCGAGGCGCTCGTCATCGCAGCTCTCGTGGCGACAATACTCAGAATGTTCGTCATTGAATCGTACAGAATCCCGACGGGTTCGATGGAAAAAACCCTGCTCGCCGGCGATTTCCTTTTTGTCAACAAGTTCGTTTACGGGGCCAGGGTGCCCTTCACCGATCTCAATCTTCCCAAAGTTCGTGACGTCGGACGCGGCGACATTATCGTCTTCAAGTTTCCCCGCGACCGGAGCCTGAACTACATCAAGCGCTGCATTGCACTGCCGGGAGACAGGCTCGAAATTCGCAACCAGCAGGTCTTCATCAACGGCAAACTCGTTCCACTGCCGCCCCACGCGCAGTTCATCGGCACGAAAATGCCGCCCGGCGTGCCTGAATTCCAGATATTTCCGGCCATGTCCGATTACAACAAGGATAATTACGGCCCGATTCACATTCCGCGTAAAGGCGACGTGATCTCACTCACATCGAAGACGCTTCCGCTCTATCGCGACCTGATCGCCTACGAGGGGCACACGGTCAGTCTCGTTGGCGACCAGGTGTTCATCGATGGCGGCGCGGCGGACCGTTACACGGTTGATCGCAACTACTATTTCGCGATGGGCGACAACCGCGACAATAGCCTCGACAGCCGGTACTGGGGTTTTCTGCCGGAAAGCGACATGGTGGGCCAGGCCATGATGGTCTACTGGTCATGGGATCCCGACCTGCCGCTGGTGTTCGATCCGGTTGAAAAGATCGCCTCGATTCGCTGGAATCGCATCGGGCTGGTAGTTCACTGATCGCTGTTCGAAAGGATTGCATGGCAGATCTTGCGAAGCGAGAGCAGCTCGTCCGCCGGTCTGAACGGGAAGAAACTGAGGTCGGAGCATTCGATCCGAAGTTCCGCGATTTCTAAAACGGAACGGTTCGTTCTTTGGCTTTCGTCATTTCTGATCGGGATCAGTTCGAGATTTTTCAGCATCAGTGAATTCAGGTCAGCGCCTGACCTGAGCGAGCCGATGTCGATCCGGTATCGCTGGCCGGCCTCGGTGATGAAGCGTTGCTTGAGATGGCGCTTGAAGGAGTGGTCCAGCCAGAAATTCAGCGATAGCCATACCGCGAGGTATGCCAAGGCAAAAATCATTCCCGGCGAGAGGAAGAGTGCAGTGAACCACTTTTTGCCGGATTCGCGTTTAATTTTCATGGAGACAGCTGCTTGATTACCGATAAGAGAACCAGTTTGCTGGTCATCGTTCTATATGATTATTGCCGGTAGCCTGAAAATGATGCAGTAGTCATGGTACTCAATATATAATTGGCGAGGCTACCTTCATATGATTTTTTTACTTTATCGTAGCATTCAATAATTCATGATCAGATCTTTTTCGGAACAGGCGGCAGACTCTCCCGAGGAGCCGTCTTTTAACCTGACCCCACTGGTCAGAACCTTCCAGGCCGACACGGAAACCCCGGTATCGGTATACCTCAAACTCCAGCGCCCCTACTCCTGCCTGCTCGAATCGGTCGAGGGGGAGGAGCGCATGGCGCGTTACTCCTATATCGCCGTAGATCCGGTGGCCGTGCTCAAGGGAATGGTGGGCGGCGAAATTTCTCTCGACGTGCGCGACAAGCGCTACGCGGCGTTGTCCGCCATTGTCGAACAGGAGAGCGACCTTCGCGCCGTCGTCGATCGCTGCATGGCGATGTTCACCTCTGAAGAGCTCCCGCGCCGCAAGAGCGGTTCGCAGCAGATGAGCACCTCCGGCGTGTTCGGCTACTTCGGTTACGATACCCTGCATCTCATCGAAAAGATTCCCGCGCCCGAAAAGCCCGACCCGGCGCAAATGCCCGACCTCTGCCTGCTCTTCTGCGATACGTTGGTCATCTTCGACAACGTGATGCGCAAGCTTTTTCTGGTGGCCAACTATCTCGACACCGCCGATCGCGCTCGCGCTGAAAGCAAGATCGACGAGCTGGCGGCGCTCTTGCAGGAGCCGCTCGTGCCCGCCCTCGTGCCGTTTCAGCCGGAGCAGCCGGAGCCGGTCGTTTCCAACACCACACGCGACGAGTACTACGCCAAGGTGCTCAAGGCCAAGGAGTACATTCTCAGCGGCGACATCTTTCAGGTGCAGATTTCGCAGCGTCTGAAACGCACGCTGCACACCCGGCCGTTCGACGTCTACCGCGTGCTGCGCACGATAAATCCTTCGCCCTATCTCTACTTTTTCGACTTCGAGGATTTCCACGTTGTCGGCTCCTCGCCCGAACTGCTGGTCAAAGTCGAGCGCGACCACACCGGACGCCGCATCGTCGATACCCGCCCGATCGCCGGCACGCGGCGGCGCGGCGAGACGTTCGAGGAGGACGAGCGCAACGCCCGGGAGCTGATCTCCGACGAGAAGGAGCGGGCCGAGCACCTGATGCTCATCGACCTGAGCCGCAACGACATCGGGCGCATCGCCAAAATCGGCACGGTCGAGACCAACGAGATGATGGTGATCGAAAAGTACTCGCACGTCATGCACATCGTCAGCAACGTGCGCGGCGAGCTGCAGGAGGGGCTGACAGCGATGGACGCCTTCTGGTCGTGCTTCCCGGCGGGCACGCTCACCGGCGCGCCGAAGGTTCGGGCGATGGAGATTATCTACGAGCTGGAGACGGAGAAGCGCGGTCTGTACGGCGGCGCGGTGGGCTACCTCGATTTCCGTGGCCAGCTCAACACGGCCATCGCCATCCGCACGATGGTGATTCGTGACGGCGTGATCTATTTCCAGGCAGCGGGTGGCATCGTGGCCGACTCGACGCCCGAATTCGAATATGAAGAAACCATGAACAAAATGAGGGCCGGACTGACGGCTCTCGAAAGTATTGAGAAATCTCTCTGATCAACCTCAAAACTTCAACTCGGAATGAAGCAGAAACTGACGATGCTCAAATCGGCGGCGCTGGTATCTGTTGGCATTACAGCGGGAGCGCTCGCTTTTTCGAATCTCGACTTTTCATTGCACGGAGGCCGTGACGGCGGAGTCACGGTCGCCAACCATCCCCGGAGCGGCATAGCGGCCGAGACCCTGCGCAACCATCCGATACGGACGCTCGCCGACCTCAACGACGCTTTCGTGGCGATTGCCGAATCGGCCACCTCTTCGGTGGTGACGATCTACACCGAAACCGAAGTCGAGCGCCGGATCATGACCCCATTCGATTTCTTTGGCCGGTCGTTCGGTGAGCTGTTCGATTTTCCGGCGAACGAAGAGCCAGGCGTTCGCAAGGATGTGATCCACGGGCTTGGATCGGGCGTTATCGTCAGCGCGGATGGCTACATTCTGACCAACAACCACGTGATCGACCGGGCCGGAGCCATTTCGGTCATGACCTCCGATAACCGGAAATTCACGGCGAAGATCGTGGGGACCGATCCGCGCACCGACCTGGCCGTGCTGAAGATTTCCGCTTCTGGCCTCAAGCCGATCGCCATCGGCGACAGCGACAGGCTGCGAGCCGGCGAGTTGGTGATCGCCATCGGCAGTCCGCTCGGCAGGAATCTCGCCCGTTCGGTCACGCAGGGCATCGTCAGCGCCAAAGGGCGCGTCAATGTCGGCCTGGCCGAATACGAGGATTTCATCCAGACCGACGCAGCCATCAACCCCGGCAACTCCGGCGGTCCGCTGGTGAACATCGGCGGCGAGCTGGTCGGCATCAACAC
This genomic window from Chlorobaculum limnaeum contains:
- a CDS encoding phytase, which gives rise to MVSAEAETPLEPVAITGKVRYDSDDPAIWVNRADPSKSLVLGTDKHEDGALYVFDLAGRVIEEKCVRGLVRPNNVDVEYGLMLQGKPVDIAAVTERGRRMVRLYRLPDMTPLDNGGIRVFDGEALDEPMGIALYKRSRDGNIYLIVSRKEGPKKGVPLGIPAAR
- a CDS encoding phytase; protein product: MATKVRAFGAWRGVKEIEAVAVDDGNATVYYSDERFGIRKYSADPAAVDAGKELAVFGQSGFAADREGIAVTRNAEGGTLVLVSDQSGGALRIYSSTKVDENRYRFITSVPYRATETDGLDLSTEIRTPEFPEGVLVAMSDDRTFQFYSLGEVLKRLGERVDGE
- a CDS encoding tetratricopeptide repeat protein; this encodes MTTEVTVAIIGGVLTIIGAIVTGMFGWLGDKKKQQGITINPDHNTGIIVSGGNLYQGLNPTQLTEYRSIILQHDWEATKENPAFRKLVRAAHGGKDVEQLDAYSRAKFWEDLSNFLDKVVQADADAQKLFQQGSVGAELKALIPKIEAARDNFNYDEVNRLLAEFRDKHNDLQQDLAKVHYLQGQTYELQINYPEAERYYKKAAAIEDENPFYLDAHATILWKMGRYDEAEPLFRRALTIGEKTLGPNHPDVAASRNNLALLLYAQGNYRDAEPLYRRAIDIGEKTLGPNHPDVATWLNNLALLLKAQGNYADAEPLYRRALAIGEKTLGPNHPNVATRLNNLANLLYAQGKYDDAEPLFRRALAILEKSLGPKHPTTITIRNNLNDLLAEKKP
- the proB gene encoding glutamate 5-kinase, whose amino-acid sequence is MSQQHPVYRRIVVKVGTNVITGRDGKLDPAILDSLTAQIASLMQGGVEVILVTSGAVGAGRGIVSLTGNLTPVETRQVLAATGQIRLINAYNDRFEKHGMTGAQLLVTKGDFRDRQHYLNMRTCFEALLAQKIVPIVNENDAVAVTELMFTDNDELSGLIASMLQVDAHIILSNVDGLFDTLTEGNPVIEEIDPGSKNFSQYIRPGKSEFGRGGMLTKCTIAHKLSRLGITVHIANGTTPGILQTIAHGGRTGTKFIAQKPKQSRKRWIALSEGLEKGAVIINQGAKDALTSDERATSLLPVGITGVEGSFKRGDVIRICSEDGTVIGYGMASCTAEKARATAGQKGHKPVIHYDHLYIVP
- a CDS encoding DMT family transporter, which codes for MPWLYLILAIVTEVSGTTSMKLSAGFSKPLPSVLIFVFYGLSLTFLTLALRTLPVGMSYAIWSALGTALITAIGVLWFGEGINALKVISLILIIAGIAGLHFSQEHMK
- a CDS encoding Fur family transcriptional regulator — translated: MKEERLRCTQERLSVLREIYRSNTHLDADELFVRLREKGVAISRATVYHTLDLLFRYNLVTKIDLGHKHTHYEKSWGVANHLHIICLKCGQVSEATSSELPGMMETLCAENGYSLGSFSMQLFGECLDREACAQRVKNKRQEKA
- the def gene encoding peptide deformylase, with amino-acid sequence MILPINTYSDPVLALKAKPLKGVDPAIEELIAEMFDTMYKAPGIGLAAPQVGHSLRLVVVDISTIREYADFKPMVVINPRLVAVRGRNSMEEGCLSVPGVAGDVVRPAAITLRYRDEKFEEHTEDFSGMMARVLQHEIDHLDGTLFVDRMDKRDRRKIQKELDAIAEGRVKADYPLARDASRVEAEA
- the fmt gene encoding methionyl-tRNA formyltransferase; protein product: MRVVFMGTPDFAVPSLRRIAAMTPRFETVLVVTGCDKPRRSKSSPPEPTPVKQVALELGLPVLEADDVRSHDFAAKIADALPDIIVVAAFRILPPEVFELPPLGAFNLHGSLLPAYRGAAPVNWSIIEGDAETGVTTFFLQRSVDTGNIITMDRTPIGPDENASELLVRLSVIGAGTVERTLAMIADGAVRPEKQDESLASRAPKLTRENTRIDWRQPVQRLHDFIRGLALKPTAWTTFGGKSLKIYKARPFVSEMSPDEPGTLRIAEGRLLAAGSDGWLELLSVQAEGKKAMDGESFARGLRAGDETLRFL
- the lepA gene encoding translation elongation factor 4; the protein is MPPTGTEVGMIRNFCIIAHIDHGKSTLADRLLEVTHTLERNQMSTAQVLDDMDLERERGITIKSHAVQMRYQAKDGQDFILNLIDTPGHVDFSYEVSRSLAACEGALLVVDATQGVEAQTIANLYLAIEAGLEIIPVINKIDLPSSNVEGVAQQIIDLIGVKREEILQVSAKAGIGVDDLMEAIVARVPAPADNRQLPLRALIFDSVFDAYRGAIAYVRIVDGVLKKGDRVRFFANDKIFIADEIGTMSLKRNPADTLEAGNVGYLICSIKDVKDAKVGDTVTLLDNPASERLAGYKDVKPMVFSGLYPVESNEFENLRESLEKLSLNDASLVYTPETSAALGFGFRCGFLGLLHMEIIQERLEREYNVNIITTVPNVEYRVIMTSGETVEVDNPSKMPDTTKINWVEEPYVSMQIITMSDYIGNIMKLGMERRGEYKNTDYLDTSRVNIHFEFPLGEVVFDFHDKLKSISKGYASMDYEYIGYRRSDLVKLDVLLNGETVDALSSIVHRSKAYDWGRKLCQKLKGIIPRQMYEVAIQAAIGSRVIARESISAMRKNVLAKCYGGDISRKRKLLEKQKEGKKRMKQVGRVEVPQEAFLAVLNIDE
- the lepB gene encoding signal peptidase I, with product MKKQNTAHKGKNDKTQSREWFEALVIAALVATILRMFVIESYRIPTGSMEKTLLAGDFLFVNKFVYGARVPFTDLNLPKVRDVGRGDIIVFKFPRDRSLNYIKRCIALPGDRLEIRNQQVFINGKLVPLPPHAQFIGTKMPPGVPEFQIFPAMSDYNKDNYGPIHIPRKGDVISLTSKTLPLYRDLIAYEGHTVSLVGDQVFIDGGAADRYTVDRNYYFAMGDNRDNSLDSRYWGFLPESDMVGQAMMVYWSWDPDLPLVFDPVEKIASIRWNRIGLVVH
- the trpE gene encoding anthranilate synthase component I — encoded protein: MIRSFSEQAADSPEEPSFNLTPLVRTFQADTETPVSVYLKLQRPYSCLLESVEGEERMARYSYIAVDPVAVLKGMVGGEISLDVRDKRYAALSAIVEQESDLRAVVDRCMAMFTSEELPRRKSGSQQMSTSGVFGYFGYDTLHLIEKIPAPEKPDPAQMPDLCLLFCDTLVIFDNVMRKLFLVANYLDTADRARAESKIDELAALLQEPLVPALVPFQPEQPEPVVSNTTRDEYYAKVLKAKEYILSGDIFQVQISQRLKRTLHTRPFDVYRVLRTINPSPYLYFFDFEDFHVVGSSPELLVKVERDHTGRRIVDTRPIAGTRRRGETFEEDERNARELISDEKERAEHLMLIDLSRNDIGRIAKIGTVETNEMMVIEKYSHVMHIVSNVRGELQEGLTAMDAFWSCFPAGTLTGAPKVRAMEIIYELETEKRGLYGGAVGYLDFRGQLNTAIAIRTMVIRDGVIYFQAAGGIVADSTPEFEYEETMNKMRAGLTALESIEKSL